In Tenebrio molitor chromosome 6, icTenMoli1.1, whole genome shotgun sequence, one genomic interval encodes:
- the fs(1)N gene encoding uncharacterized protein fs(1)N isoform X2, producing the protein MRNIYVIVVFLSIFKVCVSLDHVWHPYLYNPLHESREELVITNMTSDDRFRLDYIVSKWESLRVEKTCYLVGMMERNVAVASIKLNTDKNGFLQESYLIELEEKPTDVALFQYWNSSLQNSDVMLVVATQKPELLWYRISETSNAIFWSWPMHRNISHINVFQIDYDYQLLIITQHLSHTTADIYEFELKEIPNFWLRQNLELTDFARSSSFAAVGPDYFIALPQKSRSLLLVYKLIDNHFLQYQNLSSRDISEVITFKVGHKSFLAFNGINAGIYRFTKTGLVKESVKDSHLDGVNYWLPIPVPTYDNDAILIAQRSLDHGGHKSFVIEMITYNGDKFEEHEDIRCLYFGEDVLGLSCLPDGAAETGIEGSASIFLEDVLALVVPRKNRLSDVFFVKTELKKISNPLEKQLQELIEKKRYINNLITIQEELYKQYEARPRQSSTLDEMKAQLDKMEAEIEEMKPEIDSMKNFKHFDTVTFNGIVEIKSDGIFEEVYVENIKGTKTNTVIKDIVLKKDVSPISSVKTFANLEVVDLVFGRVNGIYSGDLVFAADNITITGEVSFEQPLTVSENVVAELVNDMKFENEIIDLESAVDELIFQNVEILGDVDIEKLNNNQIPDTFETKEFNPFKFQYENFFVPVNIEVVNVNGKDFNEFLEELCLTNLAYHIPGTIHVKGNVTVEDQATVDYLNDLEFPKKYVFMDDNHANLTGRKIFTNTVTTSHVNCDDVDGISPANVFGLTTNQTIPGTMTFKNLIITESLAVKGKILGEDASKFLPNPTLLDTDLVKANVHFKNLEVEGVIVVSNNFNGQNYESLLGDIVYTDEEEPVIEAMKQFPEGFTVRKNLLISSNTINKVSLDSFVTKDTDQHLNLSTINGVVTFGSVDTEGLYNSVDVKKLDEELVKLDGEQYISSTLNFEDMIQVNRLEILNSINDIRKDEVFYAHRNPESYPIRYENIYVEGNVYGDIAGIDLKEFDRSRMSFSKNQVIETEFNISNLNVDNIILGEVNGVNSYYFKREALEETLTTKLLEGKLEIKNLHVKNSVEVDQINNRSAINMGGSFWRNDVKKYNLSSLVFNNNVYFEDIEIEKLSGVGFHKYLSNFVFKNETDVTLSGRKVFIKGLTVEKLIETEKLNGVVLSNILTRHGEQEIVGPLTIQGDVTLDNITIEENINNIPLKFITDTYKVTDGQFEIKGDMLFNRLPHIYNLQIQGHVDNKPVQEVLDGIVYKDSNVKLQGGITFENDVNIENNIRVIGKINNVDLPGFVSDMVMVTKDTTIQSQTQFVDPVFVQDSITVHEDLDTQDLNGIDLKSWVEEAIFVDKGFLEGNYIFEDITVVDNLQTDYINDIDMSTLIPLRSQQNLTELTFNEVSLFKDISVGNSTNFHNLPDEFANSVLTNSAEDIDSDVEFLGKVFIEGDMELLGLLNEVDTNRIVTTTTNQQLEAVYNFKSKINLEKNLLVEGLANGINVTLWARDSVKISSIYPQNITDDWFIEQNLILEGDATGNGLIGGADIAKLSQEIQDKRNYKYAVEKEFIDDYENMCKDLSYMYDRLKRQIYKFNYLEDLQMLTFQNEIEFVYHYEYRNNLYVLINEKNECESHLFKFDSHFDFVKRIDFGPIAQIISVHDNDLMYLVVRNKPFYSTCKVQGTNLWQLKDNDFRLLSVEDQEVLQESLAPGTFYGIRKDVVTEFKIVPNLEIPLRRHRKWEVQEENMAFVPRGLGTGLAVRTGRKLIRLNRDDPVEDDFSYDTEKIIRGSFSEEFNTYLPGRKDSDLVVMKVGIRGDKRNLLAVASHEETSVKGSPDFIKMYEDVVAGKVFHKVPAYKPSSLVVLDFDNGETLLAFMEDESALQVYEYKGIEGFRHKLSAKMDGSKLVAMSAKGHSNERKFIAVIADNKISFVEAMMLGNQVEKNLQCYL; encoded by the exons atgagaaatatttatgtaattgtagtgtttttgagtatttttaaaGTGTGCGTGAGTTTAGACCATGTCTGGCACCCTTATCTCTACAACCCTCTCCACGAAAGCCGCGaag aGCTCGTTATCACAAACATGACTTCGGATGACCGCTTTAGATTGGATTATATAGTAAGTAAGTGGGAGAGTTTGCGTGTTGAAAAAACATGTTATCTAGTCGGAATGATGGAAAGGAACGTTGCTGTAGCTTCCATAAAACTTAACACCGACAAGAATGGATTCTTACAAGAGTCATACTTGATTG AACTAGAGGAGAAACCCACTGATGTCGCTCTTTTTCAATACTGGAACTCTAGTTTACAAAATTCTGATGTAATGTTAGTAGTTGCGACGCAAAAACCTGAATTGTTGTGGTACAGAATCAGCGAAACTAGTAAC gcGATTTTTTGGTCATGGCCCATGCATCGGAACATCAGCCACATTAATGTATTCCAGATAGATTACGACTATCAATTGTTGATAATAACACAACATTTGTCACACACAACTGCAGATATTTACGAATTTGAACTGAAAGAAATTCCAAACTTTTG GCTCCGACAAAATTTGGAGTTGACAGATTTTGCACGATCTTCAAGTTTTGCTGCTGTTGGACCTGATTACTTTATCGCATTGCCTCAAAAATCTCGTAGCTTGCTTCTGGTCTACAAGCTAATCGACAATCATTTCTTGCAATATCAGAATCTCAGCAGCAGAGACATAAGTGAGGTTATTACTTTCAAAGTGGGCCACAAATCATTTCTGGCTTTTAATGGAATCAATGCTGGAATTTATCGATTCACTAAGACGGGTTTAGTGAAGGAAAGTGTTAAAGACAGTCACTTAGATGGAGTGaattattggttgcctatacCTGTGCCTACCTACGACAACGATGCTATTTTAATAGCTCAACGGTCGTTGGATCATGGAGGTCATAAATCTTTTGTAATCGAAATGATTACCTACAACGGAGATAAATTTGAAGAACATGAAGATATACGTTGTTTATATTTTGGAGAGGATGTTTTGGGTTTATCGTGTTTACCGGATGGTGCAGCAGAGACGGGGATAGAAGGGTCGGCGTCGATTTTTCTCGAAGATGTGCTAGCTTTGGTGGTACCAAGGAAAAATCGCCTTTCAGatgttttttttgtcaaaactgaGCTAAAGAAAATTTCGAATCCTCTGGAAAAACAGCTTCAGGAACTGATCGAAAAGAAACGATACATAAAT AacttgataacaattcaagaAGAGCTATACAAACAGTACGAAGCAAGACCTCGACAGTCTAGTACTTTGGATGAAATGAAAGCTCAACTGGACAAAATGGAGGCGGAAATTGAAGAAATGAAACCAGAGATTGATTctatgaaaaatttcaaacatttcgATACTGTCACATTTAATGGGATCGTAGAAATAAAAAGTGACGGAATATTTGAAGAGGTCTACGTCGAAAACATTAAAGGGACCAAGACCAACACAGTCATCAAAGACATCGTTTT GAAAAAAGATGTGAGTCCAATTTCTAGCGTGAAGACATTCGCAAATTTGGAAGTCGTGGACTTGGTCTTCGGCAGAGTCAATGGAATTTATTCTGGTGATTTGGTGTTCGCCGCAGATAACATTACTATAACTGGGGAGGTGTCGTTTGAGCAACCTCTCACTGTATCAGAAAATGTGGTTGCTGAGCTAGTTAACGATATGAAGTTTGAAAACGAAATAATCGATCTGGAGTCAGCTGTTGATGAATtgattttccaaaatgttgaaattttgGGAGACGTTGACATTGAAAAGTTGAACAACAATCAAATTCCAGACACGTTCGAGACCAAAGAGTTCAATCCATTTAAATTCCAATACGAAAACTTCTTCGTTCCGGTTAATATAGAAGTTGTTAATGTTAATGGAAAGGATTTCAATGAATTCTTGGAAGAGTTGTGTCTTACAAATCTGGCGTATCATATTCCTGGCACCATACACGTGAAGGGG AACGTTACTGTTGAGGACCAAGCCACAGTAGATTATCTGAACGATCTAGAATTCCCCAAAAAGTATGTCTTTATGGACGACAATCACGCAAACTTAACAG GTAGGAAAATTTTTACGAACACAGTAACCACGTCGCACGTAAATTGTGACGATGTTGATGGTATCAGTCCTGCTAACGTTTTTGGTCTCACCACCAATCAAACTATTCCCGGAACAATgactttcaaaaatttgataatAACAGAAAGCTTAGCTGTCAAAGGAAAGATTCTGGGTGAAGATGCTAGTAAATTTTTACCTAATCCTACACTCCTAGACACAGATTTGGTAAAGGCGAATGTTCACTTTAAGAATTTGGAAGTCGAAGGTGTTATTGTCGTATCGAACAATTTCAACGGACAAAATTATGAGTCCTTGTTGGGCGATATTGTTTACACAGATGAAGAAGAACCAGTGATCGAGGCGATGAAACAGTTTCCTGAAGGCTTCACAGTTCGAAAGAATCTACTAATCAGTTCTAACACTATAAATAAAGTGTCATTGGATTCCTTCGTCACTAAAGACACAGATCAACACCTGAACTTGTCTACCATTAACGGCGTTGTCACTTTTGGTAGTGTTGACACTGAAGGACTTTACAATTCTGTGGATGTCAAAAAATTAGACGAGGAATTAGTCAAGCTGGACGGAGAGCAATATATTTCATCGACTTTAAATTTCGAGGATATGATTCAAGTCAATCGACTTGAAATTCTCAATTCTATCAACGATATAAGAAAAGATGAAGTTTTCTACGCACACAGAAATCCAGAATCTTATCCCATTCGTTACGAAAATATCTACGTTGAAGGTAATGTCTACGGAGACATTGCAGGAATTGATTTGAAGGAGTTTGACAGAAGCAGGATGAGTTTTAGTAAAAATCAGGTCATAGAAACAGAATTCAACATTTCGAACTTGAATGTTGACAACATTATTCTGGGAGAAGTGAATGGTGTTAACTCGTATTACTTCAAACGGGAAGCCTTAGAAGAAACTTTAACAACGAAGCTTCTGGAAGGAAAACTGGAAATTAAAA ATTTGCATGTCAAAAATTCTGTTGAGGTAGACCAGATCAATAACAGATCAGCCATAAATATGGGAGGTTCTTTTTGGAGAAATGatgtcaaaaaatacaatCTGAGCAGTCTCGTTTTTAAT AATAATGTGTACTTTGAGGACATCGAAATTGAGAAGCTGAGTGGAGTCGGTTTCCACAAATACCTCAGTAATttcgttttcaaaaatgaaactgATGTTACATTGTCGGGTCGAAAAGTCTTCATCAAGGGTTTGACCGTTGAAAAACTCatagaaacagaaaaactgAACGGGGTAGTTCTGTCAAATATCTTAACTCGACATGGAGAACAAGAAATTGTAGGTCCTCTCACAATCCAAGGAGATGTCACATTAGATAACATCACCATTGAGGAAAATATAAACAACATCCCTCTAAAATTCATCACtgacacttacaaagttactGATGGACAGTTTGAAATCAAAG GAGATATGCTCTTCAATCGACTACCCCACATCTACAATCTGCAGATTCAAGGCCACGTTGACAACAAACCTGTCCAAGAAGTTTTGGATGGAATTGTTTATAAAGATAGCAATGTGAAATTACAAGGCGGGATTACGTTTGAAAACGATGTAAATATCGAAAACAATATTCGAGTGATCGGAAAAATTAACAATGTTGATCTTCCTGGGTTCGTGTCTGATATGGTCATGGTTACGAAAGACACCACCATACAGAGCCAAACACAATTTGTAGATCCAGTTTTCGTCCAAGATAGCATAACAGTTCACGAGGATTTAGACACACAAGATTTAAATGGTATTGACTTGAAGTCCTGGGTAGAGGAAGCAATTTTCGTAGATAAGGGATTTTTGGAAG GTAATTACATCTTTGAAGATATTACAGTCGTGGATAATTTACAAACCGATTATATTAACGACATCGACATGAGTACTTTGATTCCTCTAAGAAGCCAGCAAAACCTAACAgaattaacatttaacgaaGTTAGCTTGTTCAAAGATATCAGCGTGGGAAACTCCacaaattttcataatttgcCTGATGAGTTTGCTAATTCCGTTTTG ACCAACTCCGCCGAAGATATCGATTCAGACGTAGAGTTTCTTGGCAAAGTCTTTATCGAGGGCGACATGGAATTGTTAGGTTTGCTCAATGAGGTCGACACGAATCGCATCGTAACTACGACCACAAATCAACAACTCGAAGCAGTTTATAATTTCAAATCAAAgattaatttagaaaaaaatctgctAGTGGAGGGACTTGCCAATGGAATTAATGTGACGCTTTGGGCAAGAGATAGTGTCAAGATTTCGTCGATTTATCCACAAAACATCACAGACGACTGGTTTATCGAGCAGAATTTAATCCTCGAAGGTGACGCCACTGGAAATGGACTGATTGGTGGAGCAGACATTGCAAAATTGAGTCAAGAAATTCAGGATAAAAGAAACTATAAATACGCGGTGGAAAAAGAGTTTATC GATGATTACGAAAATATGTGTAAAGATCTGAGCTACATGTATGACAGGCTGAAGAggcaaatttacaaatttaattacttGGAGGACCTCCAGATGTTGACTTTCCAAAACGAAATAGAATTTGTTTACCATTACGAATATCGCAACAATCTCTACGTCTTAATTAACGAAAAGAACGAGTGCGAATCTCACTTGTTCAAGTTTGATTCTCATTTCGATTTTGTGAAAAGAATCGATTTTGGGCCAATCGCTCAGATAATTTCGGTTCACGACAACGATTTGATGTATTTGGTCGTACGCAATAAACCTTTCTATTCGACTTGTAAAGTTCAAGGGACCAATCTTTGGCAACTGAAGGATAATGACTTC CGCCTGTTAAGTGTAGAGGATCAAGAGGTCTTGCAGGAGTCCTTGGCACCGGGAACTTTTTATGGAATACGTAAGGACGTCGTAACGGAGTTTAAAATCGTGCCTAATTTGGAAATCCCATTGAGGAGACACAGAAAATGGGAAGTACAGGAGG AAAACATGGCTTTCGTTCCTAGAGGCTTGGGCACAGGTTTAGCTGTGCGAACtggaagaaaattaattagactTAATCGTGACGATCCCGTAGAGGACGACTTCAGCTACGACACTGAGAAAATCATTCGAGGTAGTTTCAGTGAAGAATTCAACACGTACCTCCCTGGTCGTAAAGACAGTGATCTCGTCGTAATGAAAGTCGGGATTAGAGGCGATAAAAGAAATTTACTGGCTGTGGCAAGTCATGAGGAAACCAGTGTTAAAGGGAGTCCAGATTTTATTAAG ATGTATGAAGATGTGGTCGCCGGGAAGGTGTTCCACAAGGTCCCCGCATACAAACCGTCCTCCTTGGTGGTGCTCGACTTCGACAACGGCGAAACTCTTTTGGCATTTATGGAGGACGAGAGCGCGCTGCAGGTGTACGAATATAAGGGGATTGAAGGTTTTCGGCATAAACTGTCGGCGAAAATGGACGGTTCGAAGCTGGTCGCGATGAGTGCAAAGGGGCATTCCAACGAACGCAAATTCATCGCAGTGATTGCCGACAACAAGATCAGCTTCGTCGAAGCCATGATGCTGGGGAACCAAGTcgagaaaaatttacaatgttaTTTGTAG